Genomic DNA from Paenibacillus sp. KS-LC4:
TGAAGAGCAGGTATCACGCAAGCTAACCGACCTACAGCTTCGTCTAAGCGAGCTGGAACGCGAGGTTAAAGATTTGGAGCCTGTAATCAAGCAAATGAAGCCACGTCAGGCTAATAGGCTCTACACTCGTCTTATGCCACAGACGGCAGCTTGTGTGGAAGCGCTAATGCTGCTGCTAAACAAGGGGAATTTTATGTAAAGCTGTTCAACGATAGCTTCGCCCCTTAATTGGCAAATCAAATTTATTATTTGGAGGAATGACGTTATGTTTTTTCACAAAATGGACATTCTTATCCTAATCGCTTTTGCTTTATCCATTTGGGCGCAATTTAGGGTTAAGGGAACGTTCAAAACCTGGTCTACCGTTCGCTCCATGAGCGGACTAACCGGCTATCAGGCCGCACGCAAAATGCTCGATGCTAATGGACTCCAGCATGTACAGATCGAACCTGTACCAGGCACCCTAAGCGATCATTATGATCCAATATCACGCAAAGTACGACTTTCCGAGCATGTTTATTATGAAAACTCCATATCCGCCTTGTCCGTTGCGTGTCACGAGGTAGGTCATGCGATTCAGCATAAATCGAACTACCCGATGCTGGTGCTTCGCCATCGTATTTTTCCGATTGTGAATATCGCATCCGGCATCGCCCCATTTATGCTGATTATTGGATTTTTAATGCAGCAGGCTAATCTGATTGGCCTTGGCATCATCTTCTTCTCCGTAGCAGTAGCCTTTCAGGTTATTACGCTGCCTGTTGAATTTAATGCAAGCAACCGCGCACGCCACCTCATGATTGCCGAAGGCTTTATAACGA
This window encodes:
- a CDS encoding zinc metallopeptidase, translated to MFFHKMDILILIAFALSIWAQFRVKGTFKTWSTVRSMSGLTGYQAARKMLDANGLQHVQIEPVPGTLSDHYDPISRKVRLSEHVYYENSISALSVACHEVGHAIQHKSNYPMLVLRHRIFPIVNIASGIAPFMLIIGFLMQQANLIGLGIIFFSVAVAFQVITLPVEFNASNRARHLMIAEGFITNEEERGVAKVLNAAALTYVAAALISLLELVKYIMIFTSSNRE